Proteins found in one Nocardia brasiliensis ATCC 700358 genomic segment:
- a CDS encoding P-II family nitrogen regulator yields the protein MKLITAIVKPFTLEDVKTGLEQAGVLGMTVSEVQGYGRQKGHTEVYRGAEYSVDFVPKVRVEVVVDDASVDKVVEVIVEASRTGKIGDGKVWVTPVETIIRVRTGERGTDAL from the coding sequence ATGAAACTGATCACCGCAATCGTCAAACCGTTCACCCTCGAGGACGTCAAGACCGGTCTCGAGCAGGCGGGTGTGCTCGGCATGACTGTCAGCGAAGTGCAGGGATATGGCCGCCAGAAGGGGCACACCGAGGTCTATCGAGGTGCCGAGTACTCCGTGGATTTCGTGCCGAAGGTCCGGGTCGAGGTGGTCGTCGACGACGCGTCCGTGGACAAGGTCGTCGAGGTGATCGTCGAGGCCTCGCGCACCGGCAAGATCGGCGACGGCAAGGTCTGGGTGACGCCGGTGGAGACGATCATTCGCGTCCGTACCGGCGAACGCGGTACCGACGCGCTGTAG
- a CDS encoding DUF2237 family protein, giving the protein MTDRNVLGGPLEECGADPLTGFYRDGCCSTGPEDLGSHTVCTVVTAEFLEHQASIGNDLSTPRPENNFPGLQPGDRWCVVAVRWLHAHEDGVAAPVVLAATHENALEVISMDILRKYAVDVPDDVSDLL; this is encoded by the coding sequence GTGACCGATCGAAACGTGCTTGGGGGGCCGCTGGAAGAGTGCGGCGCCGATCCTCTCACCGGCTTCTACCGGGACGGCTGCTGCAGCACCGGGCCGGAGGATCTCGGTAGCCACACCGTGTGCACCGTCGTCACGGCCGAATTCCTGGAGCATCAGGCGTCCATCGGCAACGATCTGAGTACGCCGCGGCCGGAGAACAACTTCCCGGGCTTACAGCCGGGAGACCGGTGGTGTGTGGTGGCCGTGCGGTGGCTACACGCGCACGAGGACGGTGTCGCCGCACCCGTCGTGCTGGCCGCCACGCACGAGAACGCCCTGGAAGTGATCTCGATGGACATCCTGCGCAAATACGCCGTCGACGTGCCCGACGACGTCAGCGACCTGCTGTAA
- a CDS encoding [protein-PII] uridylyltransferase — protein MAGQHEHDGKVSNGAADLVRARGQLLDGGVPRNPRLDAESLRHALVDLFELWLTSKGAELGITRDSGLAVVAVGGLGRGEMLPYSDLDLVLLHDDVDPARVAEVADQLWYPLWDAHIKLDHSVRTVPQALRVASDDLIAALGMLEARHIVGDQELSNLLIGGVRREWRNGIRSRFDELITQAQARWERSGEIAHRAEPDLKNGRGGLRDIQLLDALAIAQLTDAMPGLGPEVPGGGLKHAHRRLLDVRTELHRVAGRARDQLRAQDADEIGAALRIGDRFDLARTLSDSARTVSYSVDVGLRTAANALPRRGLARLRRMPVRRPLDEGVVEHGGEVVLARDARPQRDPGLILRVAAASAQTGLPMSATTLNRLSEDAPELREPWPKDALNDLLVLLGAGRGVIDAIEALDRTGLWGRLLPEWGAVRDLPPRDALHTWTVDRHLMETVAYASGMSTRVARPDLLALGALLHDIGKGRTGDHSVVGAELATHIGRRLGLWPSDVRTLSAMVRHHLLLPDTATRRDLADPATVQHVVDTLDGDPELLELLHTLAEADSLATGPGVWGDWKASLIGDLVRRCRLVLAGGELPQPEPIAPELIAKAKAGGVHVELKPGESKYTYAVTVIAPDGAGLLSDAAGVLALHSLRVLSAALGSEGESAIDTFVVSPKFGDPPDAGLLRQELIRAIGGDLDVAAALAKREREAGGVKPSEYAQAQPRVLWSSTSAPGQVLLELRAEDRIGVLSRLAAALEHCGVDVRWAKVVTMGSAVVDTFCLDLGTADGPARRIEIEQAILAVVPRPAPKKPEAGMPGPEIVGT, from the coding sequence GTGGCAGGTCAGCACGAGCACGACGGCAAGGTGTCCAACGGGGCGGCGGATCTGGTCCGCGCGCGCGGCCAACTGCTCGACGGCGGGGTGCCGCGCAATCCCCGGCTCGACGCCGAGTCCCTGCGGCACGCGCTGGTCGACCTGTTCGAACTGTGGCTCACCAGTAAGGGCGCCGAACTCGGTATCACCCGCGACAGCGGACTCGCCGTGGTCGCGGTCGGCGGTCTCGGCCGCGGGGAGATGCTGCCGTACTCCGATCTCGACCTGGTCCTGCTGCACGACGACGTCGACCCCGCCCGGGTCGCCGAGGTCGCCGATCAGCTCTGGTATCCGCTGTGGGACGCCCATATCAAGCTCGATCACAGCGTGCGGACCGTTCCGCAGGCGCTGCGGGTCGCCTCGGACGATCTGATCGCCGCGCTCGGCATGCTGGAGGCCAGGCATATCGTCGGCGATCAAGAGCTGAGCAACTTGCTGATCGGCGGGGTGCGCCGGGAATGGCGCAACGGAATCCGTTCCCGGTTCGACGAATTGATCACCCAGGCGCAGGCCCGGTGGGAGCGCAGCGGCGAGATCGCGCACCGCGCCGAACCGGATCTGAAGAACGGCCGCGGCGGCCTGCGGGATATCCAGCTGCTCGACGCGCTCGCCATCGCCCAGCTGACCGATGCCATGCCCGGCCTCGGTCCCGAGGTACCGGGCGGTGGCCTGAAACACGCGCATCGGCGACTGCTCGATGTGCGGACCGAACTGCATCGGGTCGCGGGCCGGGCCCGCGACCAGTTGCGGGCCCAGGACGCCGACGAGATCGGCGCGGCGTTGCGCATCGGCGACCGATTCGACCTCGCGCGCACGCTCAGCGATTCCGCGCGCACGGTCAGCTATTCGGTCGACGTCGGATTGCGTACCGCGGCAAACGCTTTGCCCCGGCGCGGACTGGCCCGGCTGCGCCGGATGCCGGTGCGCCGACCACTCGATGAGGGGGTGGTCGAGCACGGCGGCGAGGTGGTGCTGGCCAGAGACGCACGGCCGCAACGCGATCCGGGCCTGATCCTGCGGGTGGCCGCGGCCTCGGCGCAGACCGGGCTGCCGATGTCGGCCACCACGCTCAACCGCCTCTCCGAGGACGCGCCCGAACTGCGCGAGCCCTGGCCCAAGGACGCGCTCAACGATCTGCTCGTGCTACTCGGCGCGGGTCGCGGCGTCATCGACGCGATCGAGGCGCTGGACCGAACGGGCCTGTGGGGCAGGCTGCTTCCGGAATGGGGCGCCGTGCGTGACCTGCCGCCGCGCGACGCCCTGCACACCTGGACCGTGGACCGGCACCTGATGGAGACCGTGGCCTACGCGAGCGGAATGAGCACCCGGGTGGCCCGGCCGGATCTGCTGGCGCTCGGCGCGCTGCTGCACGATATCGGCAAGGGCCGCACGGGCGATCACAGCGTGGTCGGCGCGGAACTGGCCACCCATATCGGCCGCCGGCTCGGGCTGTGGCCGTCGGACGTGCGCACGCTCAGCGCGATGGTCCGCCACCATCTGCTGCTCCCGGACACCGCCACCCGGCGTGACCTGGCCGACCCCGCCACCGTGCAGCACGTCGTCGACACCCTCGACGGCGATCCGGAACTGCTCGAACTGCTGCACACCCTCGCCGAAGCGGACTCGCTGGCCACCGGGCCCGGCGTGTGGGGCGACTGGAAGGCCTCGCTCATCGGTGACCTCGTGCGCCGGTGCCGGTTGGTGCTGGCGGGCGGCGAACTGCCGCAACCGGAACCGATCGCACCGGAACTCATCGCGAAGGCCAAAGCGGGCGGCGTGCACGTCGAGTTGAAGCCGGGGGAAAGCAAGTACACCTACGCGGTGACGGTGATCGCGCCGGACGGTGCCGGACTGCTGTCCGACGCCGCCGGCGTGCTCGCACTGCACTCGTTGCGGGTGCTCTCGGCCGCGCTCGGCAGCGAGGGCGAGTCCGCCATCGACACCTTCGTGGTGTCACCCAAGTTCGGTGATCCGCCGGATGCCGGACTGTTGCGCCAAGAGCTCATCCGGGCCATCGGCGGTGATCTCGATGTCGCCGCCGCGCTCGCCAAACGGGAACGGGAGGCGGGCGGCGTCAAGCCGAGCGAGTACGCGCAGGCACAGCCGCGGGTGCTGTGGTCGAGCACCTCGGCACCGGGTCAGGTGCTGCTCGAACTGCGGGCCGAGGACCGGATCGGGGTGCTCAGCAGGCTCGCCGCCGCGCTGGAGCACTGCGGCGTCGACGTGCGCTGGGCCAAGGTGGTGACCATGGGTTCGGCGGTGGTCGACACCTTCTGTCTCGACCTCGGCACCGCGGACGGCCCCGCCCGCCGGATCGAGATCGAGCAGGCGATCCTGGCGGTCGTGCCGCGTCCGGCGCCGAAGAAACCGGAGGCCGGTATGCCCGGTCCGGAGATCGTCGGGACCTGA
- a CDS encoding ammonium transporter, whose product MAFPLTGAPDTGDTAWMLASSALVLLMTPGLAFFYGGMVRSKNVLNMIMMSVSAMGLVGVLWSLYGFSTAFGDNTFGLIGDPAQFFGLKGLLGGNAVAEVKDATGAVTTAASGIPLAGTIPMSVFVAFQLMFAIITVALISGAVADRMKFGAWLLFAGIWVTVVYFPVAHWVFDFDAKDADGNVVHEGGWIANKLLAVDFAGGTAVHINAGAAALALVLVLGKRKGWPTTAFRPHNLPFVMLGAGLLWFGWFGFNAGSALTSGGLAGTTFVTTAVATAAAMLAWLLVEKLRDGHATSLGAASGIVAGLVAITPSCSSVNVLGALAVGVVAGALCALAVGLKFKFGFDDSLDVVGVHLVGGIVGTLMVGFVAAPEMGAAKTGLFYGGGIDQLWRQAVGAGVVLAFSFVASLIIAYIVKFTIGLRASEEAESVGLDESEHAESAYDFAAVGSTARSAVKEA is encoded by the coding sequence GTGGCATTTCCCCTTACCGGTGCACCGGACACCGGTGACACCGCATGGATGCTGGCGAGCTCAGCGCTCGTGTTGTTGATGACGCCCGGTCTGGCGTTCTTCTACGGCGGCATGGTCCGCTCGAAGAACGTGCTGAACATGATCATGATGAGCGTCAGCGCCATGGGCCTCGTCGGCGTGCTCTGGTCGCTGTACGGTTTCTCGACCGCCTTCGGTGACAACACTTTCGGCCTGATCGGCGACCCGGCGCAGTTCTTCGGACTGAAGGGCCTGCTCGGCGGTAACGCGGTGGCCGAGGTGAAGGACGCCACCGGCGCCGTCACCACCGCCGCCTCCGGCATTCCGCTCGCGGGCACGATCCCGATGAGCGTGTTCGTCGCGTTCCAGCTGATGTTCGCCATCATCACGGTTGCCCTCATCTCGGGCGCGGTCGCCGACCGCATGAAGTTCGGTGCCTGGCTGCTCTTCGCGGGTATCTGGGTCACGGTCGTCTACTTCCCGGTCGCGCACTGGGTCTTCGACTTCGACGCCAAGGACGCCGACGGCAACGTCGTGCATGAGGGCGGCTGGATCGCCAACAAACTGCTCGCGGTCGACTTCGCCGGTGGTACCGCGGTGCACATCAACGCCGGTGCGGCCGCGCTCGCCCTGGTGCTGGTGCTCGGCAAGCGCAAGGGCTGGCCGACCACCGCGTTCCGCCCGCACAACCTGCCCTTCGTCATGCTCGGCGCCGGCCTGCTGTGGTTCGGCTGGTTCGGGTTCAACGCCGGTTCCGCGCTGACCTCCGGTGGTCTCGCGGGCACCACCTTCGTGACCACCGCGGTGGCGACGGCCGCGGCCATGCTGGCCTGGCTGCTGGTGGAGAAGCTGCGTGACGGGCACGCCACCTCGCTGGGCGCGGCCTCGGGCATTGTGGCCGGTCTGGTCGCGATCACCCCGTCCTGTTCGTCGGTGAACGTGCTCGGCGCGCTCGCGGTCGGCGTGGTCGCGGGTGCGCTGTGCGCCCTCGCGGTCGGCCTGAAGTTCAAGTTCGGGTTCGACGACTCGCTCGACGTGGTGGGCGTGCACCTGGTCGGCGGCATCGTCGGCACCCTGATGGTCGGTTTCGTCGCCGCGCCCGAGATGGGTGCCGCGAAGACCGGCCTGTTCTACGGCGGCGGCATCGATCAGCTGTGGCGTCAGGCGGTGGGTGCCGGTGTGGTACTTGCCTTCTCCTTCGTCGCCAGCCTGATCATTGCCTATATCGTGAAGTTCACCATTGGGCTGCGCGCGAGCGAAGAAGCGGAGTCGGTGGGCTTGGACGAGTCCGAGCACGCCGAATCCGCGTATGACTTCGCCGCCGTGGGCAGCACGGCACGTTCGGCCGTCAAGGAGGCATGA
- the ftsY gene encoding signal recognition particle-docking protein FtsY, with translation MGRVSSEAWIIVAVAAALLLVVLVVGFVRYKRSRVSLTQPAEQQLTDRSGGYAASGGFSFSQGGTATAPEPQLVERTDTDGQPHIGDDAAIPRDAPKRGITNVQLPEGDVAEAPAGETAAPEAESTGGATNAPETTDAPTTAPAGAPTTAPADASTTAPADAPTTASAGASTAAPAEAESAPAAFPDTAAGAEAPAPLEEIEPTAGRLVRLRGRLSRSQNAVGKSLLGLLGGGDLDDDSWEEVEDTLVLADLGTASTAAVVARLREEMASRSVRTTDAARAVLRDVLIEALRPELDRSIRALPHADHPSILLVVGVNGTGKTTTTGKLARVLVADGRRVLLGAADTFRAAAADQLQTWGERVGAETVRGKEAADPAAVAFDAVSAGIDRGVDVVLIDTAGRLHTKTGLMDELGKVKRVVEKKAAVDEVLLVLDATVGQNGLMQARVFADVVDISGVVLTKLDGTAKGGIVFQVQHELGVPVKLVGLGEGADDLAPFEPGAFVDALLG, from the coding sequence ATGGGGCGCGTGAGTTCCGAAGCCTGGATCATTGTCGCCGTTGCCGCTGCTCTGCTGCTGGTGGTGCTTGTTGTCGGTTTTGTCCGGTACAAGCGCTCTCGGGTGTCATTGACGCAGCCCGCGGAGCAGCAGCTGACCGACCGGTCCGGCGGTTACGCCGCCTCGGGCGGATTCAGTTTCAGTCAAGGCGGCACGGCGACCGCACCCGAACCGCAGCTGGTCGAGCGGACCGACACGGACGGGCAGCCGCACATCGGCGACGACGCGGCCATTCCCCGGGACGCACCCAAGCGCGGCATCACCAACGTGCAACTGCCCGAGGGTGATGTCGCCGAGGCGCCCGCTGGCGAAACCGCCGCGCCCGAGGCTGAGTCGACCGGTGGCGCCACGAACGCACCGGAGACCACCGACGCACCGACCACCGCTCCCGCTGGTGCGCCGACCACCGCTCCCGCGGACGCATCGACCACCGCTCCTGCGGACGCGCCGACCACCGCATCCGCCGGCGCATCGACCGCCGCGCCTGCCGAAGCAGAGTCCGCCCCAGCCGCCTTCCCCGACACCGCCGCAGGCGCCGAGGCCCCCGCTCCGCTCGAGGAGATCGAACCCACCGCGGGCCGCCTGGTCCGCCTGCGCGGCCGCCTGTCCCGCTCGCAGAACGCGGTCGGCAAGAGCCTGCTCGGCCTGCTCGGCGGCGGCGACCTGGACGACGACTCGTGGGAAGAGGTCGAGGACACCCTGGTGCTGGCCGACCTGGGCACCGCGAGCACCGCCGCGGTGGTGGCCCGCCTGCGCGAGGAGATGGCCTCGCGCAGCGTCCGGACCACCGACGCGGCCCGGGCCGTGCTGCGGGACGTGCTGATCGAGGCGTTGCGCCCCGAACTGGACCGCTCGATCCGGGCGCTGCCGCACGCCGATCACCCGTCGATCCTGCTGGTCGTCGGCGTCAACGGCACCGGAAAGACCACCACCACCGGCAAACTCGCGCGCGTGCTCGTCGCGGACGGTCGCCGCGTGCTGCTCGGCGCGGCCGATACCTTCCGGGCCGCCGCCGCCGACCAGCTGCAGACCTGGGGCGAGCGGGTCGGCGCGGAAACCGTGCGCGGCAAGGAGGCCGCCGATCCGGCCGCCGTCGCCTTCGACGCGGTGAGCGCGGGCATCGACCGCGGCGTCGACGTCGTCCTCATCGATACCGCGGGTCGCCTGCACACCAAGACCGGCCTGATGGACGAGCTGGGTAAGGTCAAGCGCGTCGTGGAGAAGAAGGCCGCGGTCGACGAGGTGCTGCTGGTGCTCGACGCCACCGTCGGCCAGAACGGCCTGATGCAGGCGCGCGTGTTCGCCGACGTGGTCGATATCAGCGGCGTGGTGCTCACCAAGCTGGACGGGACCGCCAAGGGCGGCATCGTCTTCCAGGTGCAGCACGAGCTGGGGGTGCCGGTGAAGCTGGTCGGTCTCGGCGAGGGAGCCGACGATCTGGCGCCGTTCGAGCCGGGCGCCTTCGTGGACGCGCTGCTCGGCTGA
- a CDS encoding TetR/AcrR family transcriptional regulator produces MTAAATARSDATRNRAAVLSAAQRAFAEQGPTVSLAEVARRAGVGAGTVYRHFPTKVELLEAVVQQRVDRLAQLATDHLGAPDPGAAFFDFCTQVVVSTPGNQALCDLVQSDDGWPRALLMSAGARFHQALGELLAAAQRQGAVRPDLEVPDVLAIFTGCVAIQRLRPTDGALGRAAALVIDAMRASGVTNRPVAVGETRNETADSNETRCPVCARAVRHSGTGRRPRYCSPACRQKAHRRRAATTRARGA; encoded by the coding sequence TTGACTGCCGCAGCCACCGCCCGCAGCGACGCCACCCGCAATCGCGCGGCGGTGCTGTCCGCCGCGCAACGCGCGTTCGCCGAGCAGGGGCCGACGGTTTCGCTGGCCGAGGTGGCCCGGCGTGCCGGGGTCGGCGCGGGCACCGTCTACCGCCACTTCCCGACGAAAGTCGAGCTGCTGGAAGCGGTTGTGCAGCAGCGCGTGGATCGGCTCGCCCAACTGGCCACCGACCATCTGGGCGCGCCGGATCCCGGGGCCGCCTTCTTCGATTTCTGCACGCAGGTGGTCGTTTCGACGCCGGGCAATCAGGCGCTGTGCGATCTCGTGCAATCCGACGACGGTTGGCCGCGCGCCCTGTTGATGAGTGCGGGTGCCCGATTCCATCAGGCGCTCGGGGAGCTGCTGGCCGCCGCGCAGCGGCAGGGCGCGGTCCGCCCGGATCTCGAGGTGCCGGATGTGCTGGCGATTTTCACCGGTTGCGTTGCCATCCAACGACTTCGACCGACCGACGGCGCACTGGGCCGCGCGGCCGCGTTGGTCATCGACGCGATGCGCGCCTCGGGCGTAACGAATCGCCCCGTCGCGGTGGGCGAAACTCGTAACGAAACAGCGGATAGTAACGAAACGCGGTGCCCGGTCTGCGCCCGTGCCGTCCGGCATTCGGGCACCGGCCGTCGTCCGCGATATTGCTCGCCCGCCTGCCGGCAGAAGGCGCACCGCCGCCGCGCGGCGACGACGCGAGCACGTGGCGCATAA
- the ffh gene encoding signal recognition particle protein, with translation MFESLSDRLTGALKDLRGKGRLSPADIDATCREIRLALLEADVALPVVRGFIARIKERAKGAEVSAALNPAQQVVKIVNEELVAILGGETRRLTLAKNPPTVVMLAGLQGAGKTTLAGKLAKWLKGQGHQPLLVACDLQRPGAVTQLQVVGERAGVPVFAPHPGTSTGGGANALGVTAADPVEVARGGIAEAKSKQYDVVIVDTAGRLGIDEELMRQAAGIRDAVQPDETLFVLDAMIGQDAVNTAEAFRDGVGFTGVVLTKLDGDARGGAALSVRNVTGAPIMFASTGEKLEDFDVFHPDRMASRILGMGDVLSLIEQAEQIYDAQQAEEAARKIGSGELTLEDFLEQMLAIRKMGPIGNLLGMLPGAGQMKDALAAVDDKQLDRVQAIIRGMTPAERDNPKIINASRRLRIANGSGVQVSDVNQLVDRFFEAKKMMAAMGRQMGMPGARRGNNKKGKKGKKGGRGPTQPKARGGFPGMPAGMPGMPAGMPDLSNLPPGLDQLPPGLEGFDISKLKFPKN, from the coding sequence GTGTTCGAATCCCTGTCCGACCGGCTTACCGGTGCCCTCAAGGATCTGCGCGGTAAGGGGCGTCTGTCACCGGCCGACATCGACGCCACCTGTCGCGAGATCCGGCTGGCGCTGCTCGAAGCCGACGTCGCGTTGCCGGTGGTGCGCGGTTTCATTGCCCGAATCAAGGAGCGCGCCAAGGGCGCCGAGGTCTCCGCCGCGCTGAATCCGGCGCAGCAGGTCGTCAAGATCGTCAACGAGGAACTCGTCGCGATCCTCGGCGGCGAGACCAGGCGGCTCACCCTGGCGAAGAACCCGCCGACCGTGGTCATGCTGGCCGGTCTGCAGGGCGCCGGTAAGACCACGCTCGCCGGCAAGCTCGCGAAATGGCTGAAGGGCCAGGGGCATCAGCCCTTGTTGGTGGCCTGCGACCTGCAGCGGCCCGGTGCCGTCACCCAGCTGCAGGTGGTCGGTGAGCGCGCGGGCGTGCCGGTCTTCGCGCCGCATCCCGGCACCTCCACCGGCGGCGGCGCGAACGCGCTGGGCGTCACGGCCGCCGACCCGGTCGAGGTGGCCCGCGGCGGTATCGCCGAGGCCAAGTCCAAGCAGTACGACGTGGTCATCGTCGACACCGCCGGTCGCCTCGGCATCGACGAGGAACTGATGCGTCAGGCCGCGGGCATCCGCGACGCCGTGCAGCCCGACGAGACCCTGTTCGTGCTCGACGCCATGATCGGTCAGGACGCGGTCAACACCGCCGAGGCGTTCCGCGACGGCGTCGGCTTCACCGGCGTGGTGCTGACCAAGCTCGACGGTGACGCCCGCGGTGGTGCGGCGCTCTCGGTGCGCAACGTGACCGGCGCGCCGATCATGTTCGCCTCCACCGGTGAGAAGCTCGAGGACTTCGACGTCTTCCACCCGGACCGGATGGCCAGCCGCATCCTCGGCATGGGCGATGTGCTCAGCCTGATCGAGCAGGCCGAGCAGATCTACGACGCGCAGCAGGCCGAGGAGGCCGCGCGCAAGATCGGCAGCGGCGAACTCACGCTGGAGGACTTCCTCGAGCAGATGCTCGCGATCCGCAAGATGGGGCCGATCGGCAACCTGCTCGGCATGCTGCCCGGCGCGGGCCAGATGAAGGACGCGCTCGCCGCTGTCGACGACAAGCAGCTCGACCGGGTACAGGCGATCATCCGCGGCATGACCCCCGCCGAACGGGACAACCCGAAGATCATCAACGCCTCCCGCAGGCTGCGCATCGCCAACGGTTCGGGTGTCCAGGTGTCCGACGTGAACCAGCTCGTCGACCGCTTCTTCGAGGCCAAGAAGATGATGGCCGCCATGGGCCGCCAGATGGGCATGCCCGGTGCCCGCCGCGGCAACAACAAGAAGGGCAAGAAGGGGAAGAAGGGCGGTCGCGGACCGACCCAGCCCAAGGCGCGCGGCGGTTTCCCGGGGATGCCCGCCGGGATGCCGGGCATGCCCGCAGGCATGCCCGACCTGTCCAACCTGCCGCCTGGCCTGGACCAGCTCCCGCCCGGCCTGGAAGGTTTCGACATTTCGAAGCTGAAGTTCCCGAAGAACTGA
- a CDS encoding NmrA family NAD(P)-binding protein produces the protein MSSSQHLILVTGATGKQGGATARTLLAGGRAVRALVRDPHAPAARALAAAGAELAVGDFDDPTTLPAALAGATALFAVPPAAYDPDGWDVEREARRGEALVDAARRAGVAQIVFTGIASFNEDTSWGASGKERIETAVATSGARYTLLRPVRFMENYLLRGLPIDGIVDGVHRHMFPADRPMKVIAVADVAEIAALVFADPDRFHGRTLELAGDALTPPDAAAAIAAATGHPVRYQELDEAYAASLGASIAYTWRLMRETGGWRADIDTVRRIHPGLRTFDTWLAETGGAQIKSLLDSDRTTAPR, from the coding sequence ATGTCTTCTTCGCAGCACCTCATCCTGGTCACCGGCGCCACCGGCAAGCAGGGCGGCGCGACCGCCCGCACACTGCTCGCGGGCGGCCGGGCGGTCCGCGCCCTGGTGCGCGACCCGCACGCCCCGGCCGCACGAGCGCTCGCCGCCGCGGGCGCCGAACTCGCGGTCGGCGATTTCGACGACCCCACCACCCTGCCCGCCGCACTAGCCGGTGCCACAGCCCTTTTCGCGGTCCCGCCCGCCGCCTACGACCCGGACGGCTGGGATGTCGAGCGGGAAGCGCGACGCGGCGAAGCGCTCGTCGACGCGGCCCGCCGAGCCGGGGTGGCGCAGATCGTGTTCACCGGTATCGCCTCGTTCAACGAGGACACGTCGTGGGGTGCGAGCGGCAAAGAGCGCATCGAAACCGCGGTCGCGACCAGCGGGGCGCGCTACACCCTGCTGCGCCCGGTCCGGTTCATGGAGAACTATCTGCTGCGCGGCCTGCCGATCGACGGCATCGTCGACGGCGTGCACCGGCACATGTTCCCGGCCGACCGACCGATGAAGGTCATCGCGGTCGCCGATGTCGCCGAGATCGCCGCCCTGGTCTTCGCCGACCCCGACCGCTTCCACGGCCGGACCCTGGAGCTGGCCGGCGACGCCCTCACCCCACCGGATGCCGCCGCCGCGATCGCCGCCGCCACCGGCCACCCCGTCCGCTACCAGGAACTGGACGAGGCCTACGCCGCCTCCCTCGGCGCATCGATCGCCTACACCTGGCGGCTGATGCGCGAAACCGGCGGCTGGCGCGCCGACATCGACACCGTCCGCCGGATCCACCCCGGCCTCCGCACCTTCGACACCTGGCTGGCCGAAACCGGTGGCGCCCAAATCAAATCCCTGCTCGACAGCGACCGGACCACCGCCCCGCGGTGA